ACGTGAGTGCAGTAGTACGGAGTGTATGAAGGATAACCGATTTGAATTTTTGCATGTCAAGGGACCTGCGGATAAGGGCCACGATAAGAGTCAGAAAAGCACCCACCCCGGCTGCCTCAACCGGTGTCATCATACCCCCGTAAATACCCCCAATGGTAATCAGCACAATGATGACAATGGTGCTGGCTTTGCGCAAAGTTGCCAGTTTTTGTACAAAGTTAGTTCTTGGCCCGGCCGGGCCCAGCTTCGGCTTGATACGGGTTAAAATCGCTATTGCCAGCAAAAACAGACCTGTCAGTAATAACCCAGGAAATATGCCTGCAATAAAAAGCTTGCCAATTGATTGCTCTGTCAGGATGGCATAGATTACAAAACCGGAAGACGGAGGGATAAGATAGCCCAGGGTGCCACCGGCTGCCACACATCCGGTGGCCAGGCTGTTGTCGTATTTAAACCGTTTCATTTCCGGCAATGCGACACGTCCCATGGTTACAGCGGAGGCAAAAGATGATCCGCTGAGGGCTGCAAAGCCCGCACAGCCGGCGATTGTGGCCGCAGCCAGTCCACCTCGCCAATGTCCACCCCAGGCGTATGCAGCATTATAGAGATCACGACTCATTCCTGATAACCCTGCCAGGTTGCCCATAAACACGAATAAGGGTATGATACTGAGTTCCAGGTATGATGAGATTTCAAAGGCTTCAGAGCTAAGGGTGGAGTAGGCTGCCGGAAG
The Thermodesulfobacteriota bacterium DNA segment above includes these coding regions:
- a CDS encoding TRAP transporter large permease, producing the protein MSPTVIGMIGLIVFFGLLILRMPIAMSMMVTGFAGIAAINGLPAAYSTLSSEAFEISSYLELSIIPLFVFMGNLAGLSGMSRDLYNAAYAWGGHWRGGLAAATIAGCAGFAALSGSSFASAVTMGRVALPEMKRFKYDNSLATGCVAAGGTLGYLIPPSSGFVIYAILTEQSIGKLFIAGIFPGLLLTGLFLLAIAILTRIKPKLGPAGPRTNFVQKLATLRKASTIVIIVLITIGGIYGGMMTPVEAAGVGAFLTLIVALIRRSLDMQKFKSVILHTLRTTALTFMILIGAHVFIPFMALSQIPHNVVTFLTGLDVGPSGILIIVLATYVALGTFLEGIAMLVLTLPVVFPVILELGYSPIWFGVIVVIVLEMGLISPPVGVNVFVVKGVAPDVPLNTIFKGIWPFWLAMLICLAILVVFPQIALFLPNTMFN